From Salvelinus sp. IW2-2015 unplaced genomic scaffold, ASM291031v2 Un_scaffold2406, whole genome shotgun sequence, one genomic window encodes:
- the LOC112073881 gene encoding arsenite methyltransferase: MAECKKEHGECGKGCFVDSAIHVDVKDYYGKTLKKTSDLKSNACLAPSQPIPAFILKALKKIHPEVTAKYYGCGLVVPECLEGCRLLDLGSGSGRDCYMLSQLVGEKGHVTGIDMTEDQLEVARKYVDHHTQEFGYGKPNVDFVQGYIEALKEAGLKENSFDIIISNCVVNLSPDKRKVLSDAYHVLKVHCVLYRIM, from the exons ATGGCTGAATGCAAGAAAGAACACGG GGAATGTGGGAAAGGCTGTTTCGTTGATTCAGCGATTCATGTGGATGTCAAG GACTACTATGGGAAGACCCTGAAGAAAACGTCTGACCTGAAGAGTAATGCCTGCTTAGCCCCGtctcagcccatcccagccttcaTCCTCAAGGCTCTGAAGAAGATCCATCCTGAAGTCACAGCCAA GTACTATGGGTGTGGGCTGGTGGTCCCAGAGTGTCTGGAGGGCTGCAGGCTGCTGGACCTGGGCAGTGGCAGTGGGAGAGACTGCTACATGCTCAGCCAACTGGTCGGGGAGAAGGGCCACGTCACAGGCATCGACATGACTGAGGACCAG CTTGAGGTTGCCAGAAAGTACGTGGACCACCACACGCAGGAGTTTGGATACGGGAAGCCCAACGTGGACTTTGTTCAGGGCTACATCGAGGCTCTAAAGGAGGCTGGACTCAAGGAGAACTCCTTCGATATCATCAT ATCCAACTGTGTGGTGAATTTGTCCCCAGACAAGAGAAAAGTATTGAGTGATGCTTACCACGTGCTGAAGGTACACTGTGTGCTATACCGTATCATGTAG